A stretch of Gammaproteobacteria bacterium DNA encodes these proteins:
- the rpsQ gene encoding 30S ribosomal protein S17: protein MTTSGAAVKPERTVTGRVLSNKMDKTITVVVERVVTHPKYGKILRRRSKIKAHDEQNACQEGDTVVIAPCRPISRHKAWKLVEILAHAQPAAAASQADVQS, encoded by the coding sequence ATGACTACGAGCGGCGCAGCCGTGAAACCCGAGCGCACCGTCACCGGACGGGTGCTCAGCAACAAGATGGACAAAACCATCACCGTGGTGGTGGAGCGCGTGGTCACGCATCCCAAGTACGGCAAGATCCTGCGCCGGCGCAGCAAGATCAAGGCGCACGATGAACAGAATGCCTGCCAGGAAGGCGATACCGTGGTGATCGCGCCCTGCCGGCCGATTTCCCGCCACAAGGCCTGGAAGCTGGTGGAGATTCTGGCGCACGCGCAGCCGGCGGCGGCCGCCAGCCAGGCGGACGTGCAGTCATGA
- the rpmC gene encoding 50S ribosomal protein L29 has translation MDAKELRAKNDRQLQEELLALRQEQFNLAMQQASGQMPRGHQIHNVRKNIARVKTVLAERAKAVDK, from the coding sequence ATGGACGCCAAGGAATTGCGCGCCAAGAACGACCGGCAGTTGCAGGAAGAACTGCTGGCGCTGCGTCAGGAGCAGTTCAACCTGGCGATGCAGCAGGCCAGCGGCCAGATGCCGCGCGGCCACCAGATACACAACGTGCGCAAGAACATCGCGCGCGTCAAAACCGTGCTCGCCGAGCGAGCCAAGGCAGTGGACAAATGA
- the rplN gene encoding 50S ribosomal protein L14, with amino-acid sequence MIQMRTVLDAADNSGARSLKCIKVLGGSKRRYARIGDVIKVSIGDAIPRGKVKKGEIYEAVVVRTRSGVRRPDGSLIRFDSNAAVLLNNKLEPIGTRIFGPVTRELRTERFMRIISLAPEVL; translated from the coding sequence ATGATTCAGATGCGCACCGTGCTCGATGCCGCTGACAACAGCGGCGCGCGCAGCCTGAAATGCATCAAGGTGCTGGGCGGCTCCAAGCGCCGCTATGCGCGCATCGGCGATGTCATCAAGGTGAGCATCGGCGACGCTATCCCGCGCGGCAAGGTCAAGAAGGGCGAGATTTACGAGGCCGTGGTGGTGCGTACCCGGAGCGGCGTGCGCCGCCCCGATGGTTCCTTGATCCGTTTCGACAGCAACGCCGCGGTGCTGCTCAACAACAAGCTGGAGCCCATCGGTACGCGCATCTTCGGGCCGGTAACGCGCGAGCTGCGCACCGAGCGGTTCATGCGCATCATTTCGCTGGCGCCGGAAGTGCTGTGA
- the rplX gene encoding 50S ribosomal protein L24: MSRIKKGDEVIVMAGKDKGRRGAILKVIEGKRVIVENLNMAKKHQRPNPNAGVTGGIVEREMPIHISRVMLFNPVTKKGDRVGMRTLENGRKVRIFRSNKEVVDV; encoded by the coding sequence ATGAGCAGAATCAAGAAAGGCGACGAGGTCATCGTGATGGCCGGCAAGGACAAGGGCCGGCGCGGCGCCATCCTCAAGGTAATTGAAGGCAAGCGTGTGATCGTCGAAAACCTGAACATGGCCAAGAAGCACCAGCGGCCCAATCCCAATGCCGGTGTCACCGGCGGGATCGTGGAGCGTGAAATGCCGATTCACATCTCGCGGGTGATGCTGTTCAATCCGGTCACCAAGAAAGGCGACCGCGTGGGCATGCGTACCCTGGAGAACGGCCGCAAGGTGCGCATCTTCCGGTCCAACAAAGAAGTGGTTGACGTCTGA